TACGGGGAGGTGGACTACTACCACGGCATCGGTCCCTGGTATGCCCAGTTCCGGTGGTGCCGGTACAAGGACGAGGGCGGCAGCTCGCTGCTCGAAGCCGGCTGCCACGCCATGGACGCCCTGCTGTTGTGTCTGGGCAGCGAGGTTGTCGAAGTCATGAGCTACGGCAGCAAGTCAAGGAACAAGCTGTTCGCGCCGTACGAATACCCCAGCACGACCGTGACTATTCTCAAGTTCAAGAACGGGGCCGTGGGCAAGTGCACCTCTTCGATTGACTGCCTGCAGCCGTACTATTTCCACACGCACCTGGTTGGCAGCAAAGGCAGTTTGCTCGACAACAAGTTTCACTCGTCCGACCTCGGCACCAACAAGGCGGCGTGGAGCGCCCTGGCGGTGAAGCCGGTGGATTCGGGCGACGTTTCCGATCACCCTTACCAGGCGCAGTTTGACGCCTTTTTCAACGCGCTGGCGCAGGGAAGGGAAATGCCGCTGACCAGCATGGACGACGCGGTCCTCACCCACGAAGCGGTCTTCGCCGCCGACCGTTCGGCGGAGCTGGGGCGGCCGGTGAAAATGACGGAGGTGAACCAGTATGCGAAGTAAAGTCGCCATTGCCATCGGGGCGCACCCGGACGACATCGAGTTTTACATGGCCGGCACGCTGCTGCTGCTCAAGCAGGCGGGCTATGAGACTCACTACCTGACCGTTGCCAACGGCAACTGCGGCAGCGCCGAGTACAACAGCGTGATGCTCCGCTCCATCCGCAACACCGAAGCCCGCGCGGCCGCCAAGATTCTCGGGGCGCACTTTCACCCGAGCTTCACGAACGACCTGGAAATCCTTTACAGCGTGGAGCAACTCCGCGCGCTGGCGGGCGTCATTCGCGAAGTCAAGCCGGGGATCGTGTTGACCCATTCGCCGCAGGACTACATGGAGGACCACATGAACACCTCGCGACTGGTGGTCTCGGCGGTATTCGCGCGCGGCATGCCGAACTTCAGAACGGTGCCGCCGCGCCCGACAGCGGATTACGATGCGACCATTTATCATGCGTTGCCGTACGGCTTTTGCGACCAGTTGCGGCGCCGCATTATTCCCGGCGCTTTCGTGAACACCACGGCCACCCACAAGACCCAGCTCCAGGCGCTCGCGGCGCATAAGAGCCAGCAGAACTGGCTGGATGTCAGCCAGGGCATGAACTCCTACCTGCTGGCCGTGGAAGACATGGCGCGGGCAGTCGGGCGCCTGTCGAAGCAATTCAAGTATGCCGAGGGCTGGCGGCGGCACTTGCATCGCGGCTTCTGCGGACCGGACGCCGACCCGCTGGCGGCGGCTTTGGGGAAGAACTACCTGGTGAATAGAGCTTACGAACGGCTCTGTCAGAAAGGCTACTGAATAAACCTTCGTGATTGGCAACTAAGACCACTCTGACTTATGGCACGCAAACTCAGTTCTATCGCCCCCGACTGGTGGGATTACACCACGCTCGACGCCGACATCATCCGCGACGCGGCCGCGCTTACGCCCGAGAAGATGCTCAAGCTGTCCCGGCCCGGCTTCAAGGTCGTGCTCTACGACACGATCGAGGAGTTTTACCTGGCCGAGGCGCTCGAATACATCACCGCCTGGAGGCAATCCTCGGCCGACAACCCGGTGGGCATCTGCGGGCCCATCGGCCCAACCGAGCAACTGCCGCTGGTGGCGCGCCTGGTCAATGACCTGAACCTAAACGTTCGTTCCGCCCATTTCTGGGGCATGGACGAATGGTTCCTCAACGGCAAGGAAACGCCGCCCACGCATCCGCTCTCGTTCGAGAAAGCCGACCGCGAGCTTTGTTTCAGCCGCGTTCGCAAGGACCTGGTGATGCCGGACGCGAACCTGCATTTCCCGAAAGGCAACACCGCCGCCTACCGCAAGAGCTGGGCTGCCGGCGTCCGCTGCGCCGTCATGCAGGGAGGCCAGGGTGACGTGAAGCACTGGGCCTTCAACGATCCGCCGCGCCGGGCGGGCAAGTTCAAAGACCAGCCGCCAGCGCCGGCGGACTACCGCAAGCTGGCCACGCGCGTGGTGGACCTGCATCCGCTGACCATCGCCCAGAACGCGCGCACCTCCGGCGGCGGGAACATCTCACTGGTGCCCACCCAGGCCATTTCGGTCGGGCCGGTCGAAACCTGGCAGGCGGAGAAAGTCTCCATCTGGCACGCCGGCAACCATGACAACCCCTTCGGCCAGCGGCTCACCTGCCTGATGATCGCCAAGAAACTGCCGGATGCCGCCGTGCCGATGTCGCTGCTTGCCGATCATCCAAACGTGCAGTTCAACTATTACCGCAAGGGCATCGGCACGTGTGACGTCGAGATGCATTGAACGCAAAGGTCTGGAACCGGCTCTCCCACGAGCGCGAGCTGTGGCGAAAGGGCTTCAAGCTCGTTGCCGGCGTGGATGAAGCGGGCCGCGGCCCGCTCGCCGGTCCGGTGTTTGCCGCCGCCGTCGTGCTTCCCTGCAGCTGGGCCGAGGCGGGCCTGGACAGCCGGCTCCGCGGGCTTAATGACTCCAAGCAACTGAGCGAAACGCAACGCGAGGATTACTACGCCATCCTGACCTCGCACCCGGAAATCCGCCACGCTATCGCGAGCGCGGAAGTGGAGCTGATTGACAGGATCAACATTCTCCAGGCGACACATCGCGCGATGAACCAGGCGCTCGCGCAACTGCAGCCGCCGCCCGAGCATGTGCTGGTGGACGGCCGGCCGGTCAAGTCCATGCCTCTCCCGCACACGGCACTGGTGAAGGGAGACGCGCGCAGTTACTCCATCGCCGGCGCGAGCATCCTGGCGAAGGTGACGCGCGACCGCCTCATGCGCGAGATGGACCAGCTTTACCCCGGCTACGGTTTTGCCGAGCACAAGGGTTACGGCACACCGCAACACCTGGCCGCCATCCGGGCACTTGGCCCCTGCCCGATTCATCGCCGCAGCTTTGCTCCCTTTCGTCCCGTGACGACACCGCTGGAGTTGTTTTCGACCTGAAGTCAGGCCTTCTTGCGCAGCACGGCCACCACGTTGTCCGCGAGGTGCAGCGCCGCCAGCGCCTTCTCCGTGACCTCGTAAAGAGCTCGCACCGGGCGCAGGAGCGGATTTTGTTTGCAGGCGGTGGTGCGCTGCAGGAGCTGGGCGCGCTCCGTGTTCGACACTTCCCTGCCCCCGCCGCGCCAGTCCTGCCAGAGCACCAGCGGGTTGAAGTGAGTGGAATGGAACTGGAGGACCGAGAAACGAGGCTCCACCAGCCTTGTGAGTGTCGCCCTGGTGAAATAGTTGAGGTGCTGGGGGTAGACGTAGCGGTAGCGCGCCCCGAGCAGCCGCGCCGCCAGTGACTTCATGTTCGGCACCAGCACGAAGCAAAGGCCACCCGGCTTGAGTAGTTGCTCGGCCTTCGCGAGGAATCGTGCCGGCTCGAGCAGGTGCTCCAGAACGGCCCAGAAGGTTACGGCGTCGAACCGCCTTTCGCCAAAGTCGTGCTCCAGGAAATTGCCGCGCACGACGCCCACGCCGCGTTTCTCGGCGTAGTCCAGGGGCGGGCCGCTCACGTCTGTGCCGAGCACCCGGTAACAGCCCGGGAACCGCTGGTTCAACTGGAACAGGAAGGCACCGGTCGAGCATCCCACATCCAGCACCGCGCCGGCCGGGCAGTGCTTGCGGAAGAGTCGCAGCTCCCGCTGGAAGCGCACGGGGGCGTAGTCGCTTTCGAGCTTGGCCGGGGAGAGGTAATACTCCGCGCCGGCCTCATCGTAGTACTGTCCGGAGGCGAATTCGGCCGGCACGGGATTGGCGTAGATCATGGCGCACCGGCGGCAGCGGAGGAG
The window above is part of the Candidatus Paceibacterota bacterium genome. Proteins encoded here:
- a CDS encoding class I SAM-dependent methyltransferase, whose amino-acid sequence is MTLAPATRVCPVCGHDDAAAFVHKGELRLLRCRRCAMIYANPVPAEFASGQYYDEAGAEYYLSPAKLESDYAPVRFQRELRLFRKHCPAGAVLDVGCSTGAFLFQLNQRFPGCYRVLGTDVSGPPLDYAEKRGVGVVRGNFLEHDFGERRFDAVTFWAVLEHLLEPARFLAKAEQLLKPGGLCFVLVPNMKSLAARLLGARYRYVYPQHLNYFTRATLTRLVEPRFSVLQFHSTHFNPLVLWQDWRGGGREVSNTERAQLLQRTTACKQNPLLRPVRALYEVTEKALAALHLADNVVAVLRKKA
- a CDS encoding glucosamine-6-phosphate isomerase, with the protein product MARKLSSIAPDWWDYTTLDADIIRDAAALTPEKMLKLSRPGFKVVLYDTIEEFYLAEALEYITAWRQSSADNPVGICGPIGPTEQLPLVARLVNDLNLNVRSAHFWGMDEWFLNGKETPPTHPLSFEKADRELCFSRVRKDLVMPDANLHFPKGNTAAYRKSWAAGVRCAVMQGGQGDVKHWAFNDPPRRAGKFKDQPPAPADYRKLATRVVDLHPLTIAQNARTSGGGNISLVPTQAISVGPVETWQAEKVSIWHAGNHDNPFGQRLTCLMIAKKLPDAAVPMSLLADHPNVQFNYYRKGIGTCDVEMH
- a CDS encoding Gfo/Idh/MocA family oxidoreductase, with the translated sequence MKKYNVGIVGYGWVATAHIPAINATTLGQVTAVCSSRKLEAAAISAQYGSPISVYNDLDDMLADPDIHVVSLCGFPTQRLDQVRRAARAGKHLILEKPLCLSLKELRAMQKAVRQARVKTCVCFECRYASQFQVTKTILDRGLLGHVHYGEVDYYHGIGPWYAQFRWCRYKDEGGSSLLEAGCHAMDALLLCLGSEVVEVMSYGSKSRNKLFAPYEYPSTTVTILKFKNGAVGKCTSSIDCLQPYYFHTHLVGSKGSLLDNKFHSSDLGTNKAAWSALAVKPVDSGDVSDHPYQAQFDAFFNALAQGREMPLTSMDDAVLTHEAVFAADRSAELGRPVKMTEVNQYAK
- a CDS encoding PIG-L family deacetylase codes for the protein MRSKVAIAIGAHPDDIEFYMAGTLLLLKQAGYETHYLTVANGNCGSAEYNSVMLRSIRNTEARAAAKILGAHFHPSFTNDLEILYSVEQLRALAGVIREVKPGIVLTHSPQDYMEDHMNTSRLVVSAVFARGMPNFRTVPPRPTADYDATIYHALPYGFCDQLRRRIIPGAFVNTTATHKTQLQALAAHKSQQNWLDVSQGMNSYLLAVEDMARAVGRLSKQFKYAEGWRRHLHRGFCGPDADPLAAALGKNYLVNRAYERLCQKGY
- a CDS encoding ribonuclease HII: MNAKVWNRLSHERELWRKGFKLVAGVDEAGRGPLAGPVFAAAVVLPCSWAEAGLDSRLRGLNDSKQLSETQREDYYAILTSHPEIRHAIASAEVELIDRINILQATHRAMNQALAQLQPPPEHVLVDGRPVKSMPLPHTALVKGDARSYSIAGASILAKVTRDRLMREMDQLYPGYGFAEHKGYGTPQHLAAIRALGPCPIHRRSFAPFRPVTTPLELFST